The Agrobacterium larrymoorei sequence GCCCCGTGCCTTGCCATTCATGAAAATCCGGAAACGGCAGCAGAGTATACCGCGCGCGCAAACCTGGTGGCTGTGATTTCGAACGGCACCGCCGTGCTCGGCCTCGGCAATATCGGCCCGCTGGCGTCCAAGCCGGTCATGGAAGGCAAGGCCGTTCTTTTCAAGAAATTTGCCGGTATCGACGTCTTCGATATCGAAATCGACGCGCCCGGCATCAACGATATGGTCTCCACCATCTCCGCCCTTGAGCCCACCTTCGGCGGCATCAACCTTGAAGACATCAAGGCTCCTGAGTGTTTCGAAGTCGAGCGTCAACTGCGCGCCAAGATGAACATCCCGGTCTTTCATGACGACCAGCACGGAACGGCAATCATCGTTGCCGCAGCCGTTACCAATGCCTTGGAACTCGCCGGCAAGTCCTTGTCCGACGTCAAGATCGTTGCGTCCGGTGCCGGTGCTGCGGCCCTCGCCTGCCTCAACCTGCTGGTCGTGATGGGCGCCAAGCGCGAAAACATCTGGGTCCACGATATTGAAGGCCTCGTTTATGATGGCCGCAACACGCTGATGGACGAATGGAAGGAAGTCTACGCGCAGAAAACCGACAAGCGCGCGCTGGCAGAATCCATCGATGGCGCGGACGTGTTCCTCGGTCTGTCGGCCGCTGGTGTTCTGAAGCCGGAGCTGCTGGCGAAGATGGCGGAAAAGCCGCTGATCCTGGCACTCGCCAATCCAAAGCCCGAAATCATGCCGGAGGAAGCGCGTGCCGCGCGTCCCGATGCGATGATCTGCACCGGCCGTTCGGACTTCCCGAACCAGGTCAACAACGTTCTCTGCTTCCCTTACATCTTCCGTGGTGCGCTCGATTGCGGCGCAACCAGCATCAACGAAGAAATGAAGATGGCGGCTGTGCGCGCGATCGCCGAACTGGCGCGCGAGGAAGTTTCAGAAGTAGCAGCCAAGGCCTATAGCGAAGAGACACCGATCTTCGGCCCGAACTACCTCATCCCTTCGCCTTTCGACCCGCGTCTCATCCTGCGCATTGCCCCCGCCGTTGCGCGTGCTGCCGCCGCAAGCGGCGTCGCGTCGCGACCCATCACCGATTTCGATGCCTATCTCGATCAGTTGAACCGCTTTGTCTGGCGTTCCGGCTTCATCATGAAGCCGATCTTCAACAGTGCCAAGAGCGCGGAAAAGAAGCGCATCATCTTTGCCGAAGGCGAAGACGAGCGCGTGCTGCGGGCCGCGCAGGTTCTTCTGGAGGAAGGTACGGGCATCCCGATCCTGATCGGCCGTCCGCAGATCATCGAAACGCGCCTGAAGCGCTTCGGCCTGCGCATCCGCCCGAACGCCGATTTTGCTGTGGTCAATCCGGAGGACGATCCGCGCTACCGCGGATATGTCGATGATTACTTCGCGCTTGTCGGTCGCGCTGGTATCAACCCGGAAGCGGCGCGTACGATCGTGCGTACCAACACCACTGTCATCGGCGCCCTCTCCGTCAAGCGTGGCGAGGCCGATGCTCTGATCTGCGGTCTGGAAGGCCGGTTTGACCGTCACTTGCGCGACGTCAACCAGATCATCGGCAAACGCGAAGGCGTGCAGTCTTTTGCCGGTCTGAGCCTGCTGATCACCCAGCGGGGCGCGCTGTTCATGACCGACACTTTCGTCAATTACGATCCGAGTTCGGAAGACGTCGCCGAAATGGCGATCCTCGCCGCCAAGGAAATCAAGCGCTTCGGCATCACACCGAAGATCGCGCTCGCCAGCCATTCGAACTTCGGTTCGCGCGATTCCGCAAGCGCCCGCAAAATGCGCGCCGCACTTCAACTCGTCCGCGACAAGGCGCCAGAACTGGAAATCGATGGCGAAATGCAGGGTGGTTCGGCATTGTCCGAAATACTGCGCAAGCGCGCCATGCCCAATAGCGCTTTGTCCGGTGAGGCAAACCTGTTGGTCTTCCCGAACCTCGACTCTGCCAATATTTCGCTCGGCATCGTTCGCACGATGACGGAGGGTCTGCATGTCGGGCCAATCCTGCTTGGCACGGCCTTGCCGGCACACATCCTGTCGCCCACTGTCACCTCGCGCGGCGTGGTCAACATGGCAGCGCTTGCAGCCGTCCAGGCTTCACACCCTTCGGTGTGATGGTCGCGAGCGACGAAGATAGTGCGTCACTTCGAATTAACGCAATTTTGAAACTGCTGTTGCCGCATTGCGGCACAGCCCTATGCTATCCTGAACTTAATCCTAGCGCGAACGTTGGTGGTTGATGTTGAAAGGGATGCCGACTGAATGCTGACGGGCCTGCAGAAATCGAAGGGGCGCACGGCGCCACGCCGTAACCGTCTCATCGGTTCCGTGATAGCGGCATTTCTCATCGCGCCCCTTGCCGCTGAGGCGCAGGACATCTGCGAAACGCTTGAGGCTCAGCTGAGGCAACCAGCAGAGTCCACCCAGGTTATCGGCACCACAGCGCAGGTCCGGCAATTTGCCAATGCGCTGACGCAGCAGAACCTCGTGATCCGGCGCATCAAGAACGATCTGCGAAGCTATGGCTGCTCCTCCGGCAGCGTTATCGTTTATGGAAACCCGAATGCGCAAATCTGCGGTGACATCGCGGATGCACTGGCGCAGGCCGAAGCCGAGCGGGACATGATTGCTCAAGACCGCAATCGTATGCTCGCGAGCCGTCGCACGGAAGCGGCTGACCGATGGGATCGCATCATGGCAGCGCTTGATGCGGAGGGCTGCCTTGATCGTCGTCCACCCGATTACGCGTCGACCGACCCTAGATTGGATGCTCA is a genomic window containing:
- a CDS encoding NADP-dependent malic enzyme, which encodes MSSQDKGTTQNKSSNADLDEQALFYHRYPRPGKLEIQASKPLGNQRDLALAYSPGVAAPCLAIHENPETAAEYTARANLVAVISNGTAVLGLGNIGPLASKPVMEGKAVLFKKFAGIDVFDIEIDAPGINDMVSTISALEPTFGGINLEDIKAPECFEVERQLRAKMNIPVFHDDQHGTAIIVAAAVTNALELAGKSLSDVKIVASGAGAAALACLNLLVVMGAKRENIWVHDIEGLVYDGRNTLMDEWKEVYAQKTDKRALAESIDGADVFLGLSAAGVLKPELLAKMAEKPLILALANPKPEIMPEEARAARPDAMICTGRSDFPNQVNNVLCFPYIFRGALDCGATSINEEMKMAAVRAIAELAREEVSEVAAKAYSEETPIFGPNYLIPSPFDPRLILRIAPAVARAAAASGVASRPITDFDAYLDQLNRFVWRSGFIMKPIFNSAKSAEKKRIIFAEGEDERVLRAAQVLLEEGTGIPILIGRPQIIETRLKRFGLRIRPNADFAVVNPEDDPRYRGYVDDYFALVGRAGINPEAARTIVRTNTTVIGALSVKRGEADALICGLEGRFDRHLRDVNQIIGKREGVQSFAGLSLLITQRGALFMTDTFVNYDPSSEDVAEMAILAAKEIKRFGITPKIALASHSNFGSRDSASARKMRAALQLVRDKAPELEIDGEMQGGSALSEILRKRAMPNSALSGEANLLVFPNLDSANISLGIVRTMTEGLHVGPILLGTALPAHILSPTVTSRGVVNMAALAAVQASHPSV